A genomic region of Glycine max cultivar Williams 82 chromosome 15, Glycine_max_v4.0, whole genome shotgun sequence contains the following coding sequences:
- the LOC100812799 gene encoding uncharacterized protein isoform X2, which produces MINDRDPTSLTEFLYPEESYKKNKFLGSTVVNLMSNIITEGHSISRPPYFNGRNYTEWKERMRVFIQSVDFKLWLVIKNGPKVPTKLVDNKEVEKSEDEYDEDDMKSLELEAKAKNILHCALNPDIFEIFSDDPKSAKQMWDELDRFFFDREMTGANSPTPQGQLSKDPNTPDATQFNSPDLYFFQDTRESMDKFLDLCVPLHKLALRGNWEAAKVILAKDDRLKHAAIASGWATLLHVAAGANDSHFVEELLQELKDEHIALQDYMGNTAFSFAVASGNMEIVKLLMDRNPHLPTKRGGNDYTPIQFAVMQGKCDMARFLYDMTKVVFQDKDKIKLFFTCIKTGNYHMALEMAREWEELAYARDENKDTALHLLALNQNPLDSCCHCSEIKDPIQINPDMKKHVMFQLVNFLWKTILRHKDHSEAFRIISVPSQLLFDAAEVGNFGFLSELISAYPSMIIWEVDNKNQSIIHTAVSYRHASIFNLVHEIGSIKDIIISYFVKENNPLCFQPKNKNNTLLHLAAKLAPPDRLELVSGAAFQMCLEIIWFKEVKKIMPPSFIKLKNSDGLTAEELFTKEHEGLRKEGEEWMKRTAEFCMLISTVIATAVFAAAINIPGGIDDGTNKPNYLNKASFQVFAISDAAAFVFSATAILIFLSILISRYAEYDFHKSLPLKLICGLITLFISIACMMVAFGSAFFITYYYGLKAVPDIIAVLACLPLLLYIGLQFSLWSDIIYSTFYCRNLFKPSKRMIYVATKELGTL; this is translated from the exons ATGATCAACGATCGTGATCCAACTTCG TTAACAGAGTTTTTATATCCTGAAGAATCctataagaaaaacaaatttttag GTTCAACAGTTGTGAATTTGATGAGTAATATCATCACTGAAGGGCACTCTATTTCGAGGCCACCATATTTCAATGGAAGAAACTACACTGAGTGGAAGGAACGTATGAGAGTATTCATACAATCTGTTGACTTCAAGCTTTGGCTTGTGATAAAAAATGGACCAAAAGTTCCAACCAAGCTAGTAGACAACAAAGAAGTGGAGAAAAGTGAAGATGAATATGATGAAGACGACATGAAGAGTTTGGAATTAGaagcaaaagcaaaaaatattttacattgtgCCTTAAATCCagatatttttgaaatattttcagATGACCCAAAATCAGCCAAGCAAATGTGGGACGAGCTTGacagatttttttttgacag GGAAATGACAGGTGCCAACTCTCCAACTCCACAAGGACAACTCTCCAAGGATCCAAACACACCAGATGCTACTCAATTTAATTCTCCTGACCTTTACTTTTTTCAGGATACAA GGGAATCCATGGACAAATTTTTGGATCTTTGTGTGCCCCTTCACAAGCTTGCTCTAAGAGGCAACTGGGAAGCAGCCAAAGTAATCTTAGCAAAAGATGATAGACTGAAGCACGCTGCAATAGCTAGTGGTTGGGCTACACTTCTACATGTTGCTGCAGGAGCAAACGATTCACACTTTGTGGAGGAGCTGCTGCAAGAACTCAAAGACGAACACATTGCATTGCAAGATTACATGGGCAACACCGCCTTCTCCTTCGCTGTTGCATCTGGGAACATGGAAATTGTTAAATTATTGATGGATAGAAATCCACACTTGCCAACAAAAAGGGGTGGAAATGATTATACACCTATTCAGTTTGCTGTGATGCAAGGAAAATGCGACATGGCACGGTTTCTATACGACATGACCAAAGTAGTATTCCAAGACAAGGACAAGATAAAGTTGTTCTTTACCTGTATCAAGACCGGCAACTATC ACATGGCCTTAGAAATGGCAAGAGAGTGGGAAGAGCTAGCTTATGCACGGGATGAAAATAAGGACACAGCTTTGCATCTCTTGGCTCTAAATCAAAACCCTTTGGATTCTTGTTGTCATTGTTCAGAGATTAAAGATCCCATCCAGATCAACCCTG ACATGAAAAAACATGTGATGTTTCAATTGGTTAATTTTCTCTGGAAAACGATTCTCCGCCACAAAGACCACTCCGAGGCATTCAGAATCATAAGTGTTCCTTCTCAACTATTATTCGATGCTGCAGAAGTTGGTAATTTTGGATTCTTGTCAGAGCTTATTAGTGCTTACCCTAGCATGATCATATGGGAAGTGGACAACAAAAACCAAAGTATAATTCACACAGCAGTTTCATATCGCCATGCTAGCATCTTCAATCTCGTACATGAAATAGGGTCCATTAAGGATattataatatcatattttgtCAAAGAAAACAACCCGTTGTGTTTTcaaccaaaaaataagaacaacaCTTTATTGCATTTGGCTGCAAAGTTAGCCCCACCAGATCGACTTGAATTAGTTTCTGGAGCAGCATTCCAAATGTGCCTCGAGATCATATGGTTTAAG GAGGTGAAGAAAATAATGCCACCATCATTCATAAAGTTGAAAAATTCTGATGGCCTAACTGCTGAAGAATTATTTACAAAGGAGCATGAAGGATTGCGAAAAGAAGGAGAGGAATGGATGAAACGCACTGCTGAGTTTTGTATGCTTATATCAACAGTTATTGCCACAGCAGTGTTCGCTGCTGCTATTAACATACCAGGTGGTATCGATGATGGCACAAATAAACCAAATTACTTGAACAAAGCATCATTCCAAGTATTTGCAATATCAGATGCAGCTGCATTCGTCTTCTCTGCAACTGCAATATTGATATTCTTGTCTATTCTCATCTCACGATATGCGGAGTATGACTTTCACAAGTCACTACCCTTGAAGTTAATATGTGGACTGATAACTCTATTCATCTCCATAGCATGCATGATGGTAGCATTTGGCAGTGCCTTCTTCATAACGTACTACTATGGTTTGAAGGCGGTTCCTGATATAATTGCAGTACTTGCATGTCTACCATTGCTTCTATATATAGGTTTGCAATTTTCATTATGGTCAGATATCATCTACTCAACCTTCTATTGTAGGAATCTATTTAAGCCAAGTAAACGTATGATTTATGTAGCTACTAAAGAATTAGGGACATTGTAA
- the LOC100812799 gene encoding uncharacterized protein isoform X1, whose amino-acid sequence MINDRDPTSLTEFLYPEESYKKNKFLGVFRGEGIKIEEKHLGRRYFIGSTVVNLMSNIITEGHSISRPPYFNGRNYTEWKERMRVFIQSVDFKLWLVIKNGPKVPTKLVDNKEVEKSEDEYDEDDMKSLELEAKAKNILHCALNPDIFEIFSDDPKSAKQMWDELDRFFFDREMTGANSPTPQGQLSKDPNTPDATQFNSPDLYFFQDTRESMDKFLDLCVPLHKLALRGNWEAAKVILAKDDRLKHAAIASGWATLLHVAAGANDSHFVEELLQELKDEHIALQDYMGNTAFSFAVASGNMEIVKLLMDRNPHLPTKRGGNDYTPIQFAVMQGKCDMARFLYDMTKVVFQDKDKIKLFFTCIKTGNYHMALEMAREWEELAYARDENKDTALHLLALNQNPLDSCCHCSEIKDPIQINPDMKKHVMFQLVNFLWKTILRHKDHSEAFRIISVPSQLLFDAAEVGNFGFLSELISAYPSMIIWEVDNKNQSIIHTAVSYRHASIFNLVHEIGSIKDIIISYFVKENNPLCFQPKNKNNTLLHLAAKLAPPDRLELVSGAAFQMCLEIIWFKEVKKIMPPSFIKLKNSDGLTAEELFTKEHEGLRKEGEEWMKRTAEFCMLISTVIATAVFAAAINIPGGIDDGTNKPNYLNKASFQVFAISDAAAFVFSATAILIFLSILISRYAEYDFHKSLPLKLICGLITLFISIACMMVAFGSAFFITYYYGLKAVPDIIAVLACLPLLLYIGLQFSLWSDIIYSTFYCRNLFKPSKRMIYVATKELGTL is encoded by the exons ATGATCAACGATCGTGATCCAACTTCG TTAACAGAGTTTTTATATCCTGAAGAATCctataagaaaaacaaatttttag GTGTATTTAGGGGAGAAGGAATTAAGATCGAGGAAAAACACTTAGGAAGGAGGTATTTTATTG GTTCAACAGTTGTGAATTTGATGAGTAATATCATCACTGAAGGGCACTCTATTTCGAGGCCACCATATTTCAATGGAAGAAACTACACTGAGTGGAAGGAACGTATGAGAGTATTCATACAATCTGTTGACTTCAAGCTTTGGCTTGTGATAAAAAATGGACCAAAAGTTCCAACCAAGCTAGTAGACAACAAAGAAGTGGAGAAAAGTGAAGATGAATATGATGAAGACGACATGAAGAGTTTGGAATTAGaagcaaaagcaaaaaatattttacattgtgCCTTAAATCCagatatttttgaaatattttcagATGACCCAAAATCAGCCAAGCAAATGTGGGACGAGCTTGacagatttttttttgacag GGAAATGACAGGTGCCAACTCTCCAACTCCACAAGGACAACTCTCCAAGGATCCAAACACACCAGATGCTACTCAATTTAATTCTCCTGACCTTTACTTTTTTCAGGATACAA GGGAATCCATGGACAAATTTTTGGATCTTTGTGTGCCCCTTCACAAGCTTGCTCTAAGAGGCAACTGGGAAGCAGCCAAAGTAATCTTAGCAAAAGATGATAGACTGAAGCACGCTGCAATAGCTAGTGGTTGGGCTACACTTCTACATGTTGCTGCAGGAGCAAACGATTCACACTTTGTGGAGGAGCTGCTGCAAGAACTCAAAGACGAACACATTGCATTGCAAGATTACATGGGCAACACCGCCTTCTCCTTCGCTGTTGCATCTGGGAACATGGAAATTGTTAAATTATTGATGGATAGAAATCCACACTTGCCAACAAAAAGGGGTGGAAATGATTATACACCTATTCAGTTTGCTGTGATGCAAGGAAAATGCGACATGGCACGGTTTCTATACGACATGACCAAAGTAGTATTCCAAGACAAGGACAAGATAAAGTTGTTCTTTACCTGTATCAAGACCGGCAACTATC ACATGGCCTTAGAAATGGCAAGAGAGTGGGAAGAGCTAGCTTATGCACGGGATGAAAATAAGGACACAGCTTTGCATCTCTTGGCTCTAAATCAAAACCCTTTGGATTCTTGTTGTCATTGTTCAGAGATTAAAGATCCCATCCAGATCAACCCTG ACATGAAAAAACATGTGATGTTTCAATTGGTTAATTTTCTCTGGAAAACGATTCTCCGCCACAAAGACCACTCCGAGGCATTCAGAATCATAAGTGTTCCTTCTCAACTATTATTCGATGCTGCAGAAGTTGGTAATTTTGGATTCTTGTCAGAGCTTATTAGTGCTTACCCTAGCATGATCATATGGGAAGTGGACAACAAAAACCAAAGTATAATTCACACAGCAGTTTCATATCGCCATGCTAGCATCTTCAATCTCGTACATGAAATAGGGTCCATTAAGGATattataatatcatattttgtCAAAGAAAACAACCCGTTGTGTTTTcaaccaaaaaataagaacaacaCTTTATTGCATTTGGCTGCAAAGTTAGCCCCACCAGATCGACTTGAATTAGTTTCTGGAGCAGCATTCCAAATGTGCCTCGAGATCATATGGTTTAAG GAGGTGAAGAAAATAATGCCACCATCATTCATAAAGTTGAAAAATTCTGATGGCCTAACTGCTGAAGAATTATTTACAAAGGAGCATGAAGGATTGCGAAAAGAAGGAGAGGAATGGATGAAACGCACTGCTGAGTTTTGTATGCTTATATCAACAGTTATTGCCACAGCAGTGTTCGCTGCTGCTATTAACATACCAGGTGGTATCGATGATGGCACAAATAAACCAAATTACTTGAACAAAGCATCATTCCAAGTATTTGCAATATCAGATGCAGCTGCATTCGTCTTCTCTGCAACTGCAATATTGATATTCTTGTCTATTCTCATCTCACGATATGCGGAGTATGACTTTCACAAGTCACTACCCTTGAAGTTAATATGTGGACTGATAACTCTATTCATCTCCATAGCATGCATGATGGTAGCATTTGGCAGTGCCTTCTTCATAACGTACTACTATGGTTTGAAGGCGGTTCCTGATATAATTGCAGTACTTGCATGTCTACCATTGCTTCTATATATAGGTTTGCAATTTTCATTATGGTCAGATATCATCTACTCAACCTTCTATTGTAGGAATCTATTTAAGCCAAGTAAACGTATGATTTATGTAGCTACTAAAGAATTAGGGACATTGTAA
- the LOC100812799 gene encoding uncharacterized protein isoform X3, with translation MSNIITEGHSISRPPYFNGRNYTEWKERMRVFIQSVDFKLWLVIKNGPKVPTKLVDNKEVEKSEDEYDEDDMKSLELEAKAKNILHCALNPDIFEIFSDDPKSAKQMWDELDRFFFDREMTGANSPTPQGQLSKDPNTPDATQFNSPDLYFFQDTRESMDKFLDLCVPLHKLALRGNWEAAKVILAKDDRLKHAAIASGWATLLHVAAGANDSHFVEELLQELKDEHIALQDYMGNTAFSFAVASGNMEIVKLLMDRNPHLPTKRGGNDYTPIQFAVMQGKCDMARFLYDMTKVVFQDKDKIKLFFTCIKTGNYHMALEMAREWEELAYARDENKDTALHLLALNQNPLDSCCHCSEIKDPIQINPDMKKHVMFQLVNFLWKTILRHKDHSEAFRIISVPSQLLFDAAEVGNFGFLSELISAYPSMIIWEVDNKNQSIIHTAVSYRHASIFNLVHEIGSIKDIIISYFVKENNPLCFQPKNKNNTLLHLAAKLAPPDRLELVSGAAFQMCLEIIWFKEVKKIMPPSFIKLKNSDGLTAEELFTKEHEGLRKEGEEWMKRTAEFCMLISTVIATAVFAAAINIPGGIDDGTNKPNYLNKASFQVFAISDAAAFVFSATAILIFLSILISRYAEYDFHKSLPLKLICGLITLFISIACMMVAFGSAFFITYYYGLKAVPDIIAVLACLPLLLYIGLQFSLWSDIIYSTFYCRNLFKPSKRMIYVATKELGTL, from the exons ATGAGTAATATCATCACTGAAGGGCACTCTATTTCGAGGCCACCATATTTCAATGGAAGAAACTACACTGAGTGGAAGGAACGTATGAGAGTATTCATACAATCTGTTGACTTCAAGCTTTGGCTTGTGATAAAAAATGGACCAAAAGTTCCAACCAAGCTAGTAGACAACAAAGAAGTGGAGAAAAGTGAAGATGAATATGATGAAGACGACATGAAGAGTTTGGAATTAGaagcaaaagcaaaaaatattttacattgtgCCTTAAATCCagatatttttgaaatattttcagATGACCCAAAATCAGCCAAGCAAATGTGGGACGAGCTTGacagatttttttttgacag GGAAATGACAGGTGCCAACTCTCCAACTCCACAAGGACAACTCTCCAAGGATCCAAACACACCAGATGCTACTCAATTTAATTCTCCTGACCTTTACTTTTTTCAGGATACAA GGGAATCCATGGACAAATTTTTGGATCTTTGTGTGCCCCTTCACAAGCTTGCTCTAAGAGGCAACTGGGAAGCAGCCAAAGTAATCTTAGCAAAAGATGATAGACTGAAGCACGCTGCAATAGCTAGTGGTTGGGCTACACTTCTACATGTTGCTGCAGGAGCAAACGATTCACACTTTGTGGAGGAGCTGCTGCAAGAACTCAAAGACGAACACATTGCATTGCAAGATTACATGGGCAACACCGCCTTCTCCTTCGCTGTTGCATCTGGGAACATGGAAATTGTTAAATTATTGATGGATAGAAATCCACACTTGCCAACAAAAAGGGGTGGAAATGATTATACACCTATTCAGTTTGCTGTGATGCAAGGAAAATGCGACATGGCACGGTTTCTATACGACATGACCAAAGTAGTATTCCAAGACAAGGACAAGATAAAGTTGTTCTTTACCTGTATCAAGACCGGCAACTATC ACATGGCCTTAGAAATGGCAAGAGAGTGGGAAGAGCTAGCTTATGCACGGGATGAAAATAAGGACACAGCTTTGCATCTCTTGGCTCTAAATCAAAACCCTTTGGATTCTTGTTGTCATTGTTCAGAGATTAAAGATCCCATCCAGATCAACCCTG ACATGAAAAAACATGTGATGTTTCAATTGGTTAATTTTCTCTGGAAAACGATTCTCCGCCACAAAGACCACTCCGAGGCATTCAGAATCATAAGTGTTCCTTCTCAACTATTATTCGATGCTGCAGAAGTTGGTAATTTTGGATTCTTGTCAGAGCTTATTAGTGCTTACCCTAGCATGATCATATGGGAAGTGGACAACAAAAACCAAAGTATAATTCACACAGCAGTTTCATATCGCCATGCTAGCATCTTCAATCTCGTACATGAAATAGGGTCCATTAAGGATattataatatcatattttgtCAAAGAAAACAACCCGTTGTGTTTTcaaccaaaaaataagaacaacaCTTTATTGCATTTGGCTGCAAAGTTAGCCCCACCAGATCGACTTGAATTAGTTTCTGGAGCAGCATTCCAAATGTGCCTCGAGATCATATGGTTTAAG GAGGTGAAGAAAATAATGCCACCATCATTCATAAAGTTGAAAAATTCTGATGGCCTAACTGCTGAAGAATTATTTACAAAGGAGCATGAAGGATTGCGAAAAGAAGGAGAGGAATGGATGAAACGCACTGCTGAGTTTTGTATGCTTATATCAACAGTTATTGCCACAGCAGTGTTCGCTGCTGCTATTAACATACCAGGTGGTATCGATGATGGCACAAATAAACCAAATTACTTGAACAAAGCATCATTCCAAGTATTTGCAATATCAGATGCAGCTGCATTCGTCTTCTCTGCAACTGCAATATTGATATTCTTGTCTATTCTCATCTCACGATATGCGGAGTATGACTTTCACAAGTCACTACCCTTGAAGTTAATATGTGGACTGATAACTCTATTCATCTCCATAGCATGCATGATGGTAGCATTTGGCAGTGCCTTCTTCATAACGTACTACTATGGTTTGAAGGCGGTTCCTGATATAATTGCAGTACTTGCATGTCTACCATTGCTTCTATATATAGGTTTGCAATTTTCATTATGGTCAGATATCATCTACTCAACCTTCTATTGTAGGAATCTATTTAAGCCAAGTAAACGTATGATTTATGTAGCTACTAAAGAATTAGGGACATTGTAA
- the LOC102664802 gene encoding uncharacterized mitochondrial protein AtMg00860-like, giving the protein MEYLGHVISTNRIEPDHSKIIVMLEWPVPNNQRDLRGFLGLTGFYRKFIKGYAAIVAPLTSLLCKNNFSWTPETQKVFEWLKVAMTNAPVLAIPNFSLPFILETDLM; this is encoded by the coding sequence ATGGAGTATTTAGGACATGTTATTTCCACTAATAGGATAGAACCAGACCACTCCAAGATTATCGTGATGCTCGAGTGGCCAGTCCCCAACAACCAAAGGGACCTGCGAGGCTTCCTTGGACTCACGGGCTTCTACCGAAAGTTCATCAAAGGTTATGCTGCCATTGTCGCCCCTTTGACCTCACTCCTGTGTAAAAACAACTTCAGTTGGACACCAGAAACACAGAAAGTCTTTGAGTGGCTTAAAGTTGCAATGACTAACGCCCCTGTTTTAGCCATTCCAAATTTTTCTCTGCCTTTCATATTGGAAACTGATTTAATGTGA